One genomic window of candidate division WOR-1 bacterium RIFOXYB2_FULL_36_35 includes the following:
- a CDS encoding DNA protecting protein DprA, translated as MKNISKWIFLAKTPDLGDASIKKLWDYFGSIDAILNANPNDLSKIEGLPKKGIKAFLELREEIKMVETKIPENIKVLTFEDENYPEILFQIHDPPPVIYYKGDFLKNFDKSIAIVGTRKASNYGINVARKIAFELSKLGIIIISGMALGIDTAAHEGALEAGGKTIAVLGCGVNVLYPPENIDLRDKIITSGAILSEFPLNDPVDNWKFPKRNRIVSGLSLGTIIIEGGYKSGAMITAKLALDQGREVFAVPGNIESELSKGPHWLIKQGAKLVEGVDDIIDEFQHIISLNQYKSLLPVKEIKKIEIQLSFEESNILKFISNEPMHIDEIVRRSELVISKVLITLSQLEIKKLVKQLPGKMFIIEKSSLYHMPNFC; from the coding sequence ATGAAAAATATTAGCAAATGGATTTTTTTAGCCAAGACTCCTGATTTAGGGGATGCCTCTATAAAAAAACTGTGGGATTACTTCGGTTCCATTGACGCAATTTTGAATGCTAATCCAAATGATTTATCAAAAATTGAAGGGTTACCTAAAAAGGGGATAAAAGCCTTTTTAGAGCTTAGAGAAGAAATAAAAATGGTGGAGACTAAAATCCCTGAAAATATTAAAGTTTTAACTTTTGAAGATGAAAATTATCCTGAAATCTTATTCCAAATTCATGATCCTCCTCCTGTTATATACTACAAAGGAGATTTTCTAAAAAATTTCGATAAATCAATTGCAATAGTTGGGACCAGAAAAGCTTCTAATTATGGAATAAATGTTGCTAGAAAAATTGCCTTTGAACTTTCAAAACTTGGAATAATAATCATATCTGGTATGGCGTTAGGTATTGATACCGCCGCTCATGAAGGGGCTCTTGAGGCAGGAGGTAAAACAATTGCCGTTTTAGGTTGTGGGGTTAATGTTCTTTATCCTCCCGAAAATATAGATTTAAGGGATAAAATTATAACATCAGGCGCTATTTTATCCGAGTTTCCACTAAATGACCCGGTAGATAACTGGAAATTTCCAAAACGGAACAGAATTGTTTCCGGTCTTTCCCTTGGGACAATTATTATTGAAGGAGGATATAAAAGCGGAGCTATGATAACAGCTAAGCTTGCTTTGGATCAGGGTAGGGAAGTTTTTGCTGTCCCGGGAAATATAGAATCGGAATTGTCAAAAGGGCCTCATTGGTTAATCAAACAAGGAGCAAAGCTTGTTGAGGGAGTTGATGATATTATTGATGAATTCCAACATATCATATCCCTCAACCAATACAAATCCCTTTTACCTGTTAAAGAGATTAAAAAAATAGAGATTCAGCTCTCTTTTGAAGAGAGTAATATATTAAAGTTTATCTCTAATGAACCTATGCATATTGATGAAATTGTAAGAAGATCAGAATTAGTTATATCAAAAGTGTTGATAACCTTATCGCAACTAGAGATAAAAAAACTTGTAAAACAATTACCTGGAAAAATGTTTATTATTGAAAAAAGCAGTCTTTACCACATGCCAAATTTTTGCTGA
- a CDS encoding formate--tetrahydrofolate ligase, with amino-acid sequence MKSDIEIAQESKIELIDRIAKRAGFKNEEIENYGKYKAKINLSALKRLQNKKDGKLILVTTITPTPQGEGKTTTVIGLAQGLKKIKKKTFICIREPSLGPVMGMKGGAAGGGYSQVLPMEEINLHFTGDIHNVTAAHNLLTAMIYNHIYQGNDLMLDENRIVWNRVMDMNDRALRGSFSITASSEIMAIMCLSENLTDMKNRLAQIVIGYKKNGEVALVYELKAQGAMALLLKDALKPNIVQSIEGIPAFVHGGPFANIAHGCNAMTATKLALKSADYVVTEAGFGSELGAEKFFDIKCRQGGLKPNAVVLVVTYQAYIVHGIENIKKHVETLRLFNLPFLIAINKKENDSDEILDELKGRCEKLGVDVVISDVWNRGGEGGITLAKAVLNACERKSELRYLYGLEESIDKKIEHIAQKAYGADGAIFSDKAKDDLKFLEKSGYSNLPVCIAKTQNSLSDDPKLCGRPCNYKIVVRELSPSAGAGFIVAYCGNIMTMPGLPKHPAAEKMDITEEGDIIGLF; translated from the coding sequence ATGAAATCAGACATTGAAATAGCCCAGGAATCAAAAATAGAATTAATAGATAGAATTGCCAAAAGAGCAGGGTTTAAAAATGAAGAGATAGAAAATTACGGCAAATATAAGGCAAAAATAAATTTATCCGCGTTAAAAAGACTTCAAAACAAAAAAGATGGAAAGTTAATTCTTGTAACTACTATTACACCAACTCCTCAAGGAGAAGGGAAAACAACAACTGTAATCGGTTTAGCCCAGGGGCTAAAAAAAATCAAGAAAAAAACATTTATTTGTATTCGTGAACCTTCACTTGGGCCTGTTATGGGGATGAAAGGGGGCGCGGCAGGGGGAGGATATTCACAAGTTTTACCGATGGAAGAAATCAACCTTCATTTTACAGGAGATATACACAATGTAACAGCAGCTCACAACCTTTTAACCGCCATGATTTATAATCACATTTATCAAGGGAACGACTTAATGCTAGATGAAAACAGAATTGTCTGGAATCGTGTTATGGACATGAATGATCGTGCACTCCGTGGAAGTTTTTCAATTACAGCCTCTTCTGAAATCATGGCGATAATGTGCCTTTCTGAAAATTTAACTGACATGAAAAACAGGTTGGCTCAAATTGTAATAGGGTATAAAAAAAATGGGGAGGTCGCCTTAGTCTACGAACTTAAGGCTCAAGGAGCTATGGCTTTGTTGCTAAAAGATGCTTTAAAACCTAATATTGTGCAAAGTATTGAAGGTATCCCTGCTTTTGTTCATGGGGGCCCTTTTGCAAATATTGCCCATGGCTGTAATGCTATGACAGCAACAAAACTTGCGCTAAAATCTGCTGATTATGTAGTTACAGAAGCCGGCTTTGGTTCGGAGTTGGGAGCAGAAAAGTTTTTTGACATTAAGTGCCGCCAAGGAGGATTAAAGCCAAACGCGGTTGTTTTAGTTGTAACATATCAAGCCTATATTGTCCACGGAATTGAAAATATAAAAAAACATGTTGAAACTTTGAGGCTTTTTAATCTTCCTTTTCTTATTGCAATCAACAAAAAAGAGAATGATTCCGATGAAATTTTAGATGAATTAAAAGGCCGTTGTGAAAAATTGGGAGTTGATGTGGTTATATCTGATGTGTGGAATAGGGGTGGGGAAGGGGGAATAACTCTGGCAAAGGCTGTTCTTAATGCCTGTGAAAGAAAGTCTGAATTAAGGTATTTATATGGACTAGAAGAGTCCATAGATAAAAAAATAGAGCATATTGCACAAAAGGCTTACGGCGCAGATGGCGCTATTTTTTCGGATAAAGCCAAAGATGACCTTAAATTTCTAGAAAAATCAGGATATTCTAATTTGCCTGTTTGCATAGCCAAAACACAAAACTCTTTAAGTGACGATCCAAAACTGTGCGGACGCCCCTGTAATTATAAAATAGTAGTCAGAGAATTATCTCCCTCTGCTGGGGCTGGTTTTATTGTCGCATATTGTGGAAATATAATGACAATGCCCGGACTTCCAAAGCATCCTGCGGCTGAAAAGATGGATATAACAGAAGAGGGCGATATTATAGGATTATTCTGA
- a CDS encoding tRNA (adenosine(37)-N6)-threonylcarbamoyltransferase complex dimerization subunit type 1 TsaB, with protein sequence MAILGISSATKILSVGICENSNTLAELIVSGKESFTEDLIVYIEKLIEQAKVKITGIAVASGPGSYNGLRGGMATAKTLAQIFAVPIAQVSTLEAIAFNLINVNGTILSLSDARRDEYNIALFASYQNNLKRITNDLLMKLEDIKKLLSKIKGEIYVCSCNEEIQSLFIAKNIRFAIQNFSIPRGSNVAIIGEKLIKEGKDSNLMKLTPNYSVEPNIREFKKGVNDRG encoded by the coding sequence ATGGCAATTTTAGGTATAAGCAGCGCGACAAAAATCCTATCTGTGGGAATTTGTGAAAACAGCAACACTCTTGCGGAACTTATCGTTTCAGGCAAAGAGTCTTTTACAGAAGATTTAATTGTTTATATAGAAAAGCTCATAGAACAGGCAAAAGTAAAAATAACAGGGATTGCTGTTGCTTCCGGACCTGGATCTTATAATGGATTACGCGGTGGAATGGCAACAGCTAAAACATTAGCGCAGATTTTTGCCGTACCAATTGCCCAAGTTTCGACACTTGAAGCAATTGCTTTTAATTTAATAAATGTTAATGGGACTATACTCTCTCTTTCTGATGCCAGACGGGATGAATATAACATTGCTTTATTTGCTTCTTATCAAAATAATTTAAAACGCATTACAAATGATTTATTAATGAAATTGGAAGATATAAAAAAGTTGTTGTCTAAAATTAAGGGTGAAATCTATGTATGCAGTTGTAATGAAGAAATTCAAAGCCTTTTTATCGCGAAGAATATAAGATTTGCCATTCAAAATTTTTCTATACCCAGAGGCTCAAATGTTGCAATTATCGGCGAAAAGTTAATCAAAGAAGGAAAAGACTCAAACTTAATGAAACTTACTCCAAATTATTCAGTAGAACCAAACATAAGAGAATTTAAAAAAGGGGTTAATGATCGGGGTTAA
- a CDS encoding GTP cyclohydrolase I FolE produces MINKKRIEKAVKEILLAIGEDVNREGIKETPKRVAQMYSEIFSGIQEDPSKHLKIFKQGQHEEMIIVKDIPFYSICEHHFVPFVGKAHVVYIPRKGNVTGLSKLVRVIEGYAKRPQVQENLTSQIADTLMQKLMPQGVLVIIEAEHLCMSMRGVKKPGSITVTSAVRGIFRKNSTTKAEALALINK; encoded by the coding sequence ATGATTAACAAAAAACGGATAGAAAAAGCTGTGAAGGAAATTTTGCTTGCCATTGGAGAGGATGTAAACCGTGAAGGGATAAAAGAGACTCCTAAGCGAGTTGCACAAATGTATTCTGAAATTTTTTCGGGCATTCAAGAAGATCCTTCCAAGCATTTAAAAATTTTCAAGCAAGGACAGCATGAAGAGATGATTATTGTAAAAGATATTCCGTTTTACTCTATTTGTGAACATCATTTTGTCCCATTTGTAGGAAAAGCTCATGTTGTTTATATCCCCAGAAAAGGAAACGTTACAGGATTGTCAAAACTTGTTAGAGTAATAGAAGGTTATGCAAAACGTCCCCAAGTTCAGGAAAATCTCACAAGCCAAATAGCGGATACTTTGATGCAAAAGTTAATGCCTCAGGGTGTCCTTGTCATAATAGAAGCGGAACATCTTTGTATGTCAATGAGAGGGGTAAAAAAACCGGGATCAATAACCGTTACTTCCGCAGTAAGGGGAATATTTAGAAAAAATTCCACCACAAAAGCAGAAGCATTGGCGCTTATTAATAAATAA
- a CDS encoding Holliday junction DNA helicase RuvA: MRILGIDFGTKRIGIAVSDPLGFTAQGISTLEKGKTFRNDIENLKEIIEKYEGIREIVVGLPKKMSGEIGIAAQEVLKFVEALKKYFNNIEIKTWDERLTSAEANKFFAGANISEKKRRKIIDKTAAVLILQGYLDSIRIENHNNL; this comes from the coding sequence ATGAGAATTTTAGGCATTGACTTTGGGACAAAGAGAATCGGAATTGCTGTGAGTGATCCATTAGGCTTTACAGCTCAGGGGATTAGCACATTAGAAAAAGGCAAAACCTTTAGAAATGATATTGAAAACCTCAAAGAAATTATTGAAAAATATGAAGGAATAAGAGAGATTGTAGTTGGGTTGCCAAAGAAAATGTCGGGAGAAATTGGGATTGCAGCGCAAGAAGTCTTAAAATTTGTCGAAGCGCTGAAAAAATATTTCAATAATATTGAAATAAAAACGTGGGATGAAAGACTAACTTCAGCTGAAGCGAACAAATTTTTTGCGGGAGCAAATATTTCAGAAAAGAAACGGCGCAAGATTATTGATAAAACAGCGGCTGTTTTAATATTGCAGGGATATTTGGATAGTATAAGAATCGAAAATCACAATAATTTATAA